The Zhihengliuella sp. ISTPL4 genomic interval GATCACGAAGAGGTCGTCGGCGAGGTCGTCCGGATCGAGGATCGTGATGGTCCCGTCGCCGAGCACCCGCTCCACCAGCATCTTGCCGATGTACGGGTCGCCCCCGCCGCCGGTGCCGAGCAGCGTCGCACCGCGGGCGAGGTCGGGCAGGTCCGCCGCCGTCAGCTCCCAGCTCATGCGGCGGCCCCTGCCGCGGCGTCTCCGGCGGAGACCGTGCCGTCGAACCGATGCGCTGGGATGTCGTAGCCGAAGTACCCCGGGCCGACCATCGCGAGAGCCGCGTCCGAGTGCCAGCGCTCATCGGCCGGAGCGGCGATCACGCGGACGCGCTGTCCGTAGCGCAGCCCCTCGGTCGTGACGGGCTCCCCTGACTCGCCGTCGAGCACCATGATGAGGTCGGGCGTGGTCGCCAGCACTCGCCCGTCCGCTTCGGCGACGAAATGCTCGTTCTGGAACTGCAGCGTCAGCGAGGTGCCGCCCTCTCCGTCGATCCGTGCCCGACCGCGCGCGAAGCCCGTCGTCGTGGCCCGGTTCACGTCGGCGACCTTGCCGCCGAACAGCTCGCGGCCGCCGAGGAGCTCCACGACAGCGGCGACGGGGTCGGTCTTCTCTTCGCGAGCCTCCGCGATCCGCTTCCCGATCTCGATGCACCGGGACAGCGATCCCGCCACCAGCGACTGGCGTGCGGCGGCACCCGACATCGAGAAGCCGGAGATCATGACGGAGCAGCCCATCTCGACGCACGCGACGCGGGCGATGCGCTCGGTCCAGGAGTTGTCGGCGGTCTGCAGCACCCCTGTGTTCCCCTTCTCGTCGCTGAACGCGAGGGGTGACGCCGTCACGCCGTACAGGGTGGGGAGGACCATCTGCAGTTCGGGGAAGGCGCGCCCCATGCCGTCCGCGTCGACGAGCGGCAGGCCGAGCGCGGCGGCGGCGGCGATCGGGATCGTCGAGTTCACCCCGCCGACCTCGGCACAGGCGATGTGCGTGACCGGGCGGCCGAGATGGATGCCGAGCGCCTTGACCGGTTCAATGACCTCCGCGAGGCTCGGCAGCTTCTCGACCATGACGGTGGGCGCGCCCATCATCGCGACGAACAGCACGAGGGCGTCGTCCGGCACCTCGTCGAGCGCCACGACCGTGACGTCTCCGGAGGCGAGGGCCTGGCGGGCGAGCAGGGCGCCGATGTACGGGTCGCCACCTCCGCCGGTGCCGAGCACGGCCGCGCCGCGGGCGAGGCCGTCGATGTCGGCGGCGGTGATCGTCGTGCTCATGTCAGGCCCCCATGTCGAGGTCGCCGACGGCCTTCACGCGGATGCGCGTGGCGTTGCCGGGAAGATACGGGATGGGGACCTCGTCGAAGTCGATGATCGTCACGGTCGCGGGCTTGGCACCGGCCGCGATGGCCTTGTCGACGGCCTCCGCGCGCACCTCGGCGATGGTCTCATCGCGACGGCCGGGCTCGATCGCGTAGACCTTGTCGATCTCGCCACCGACCTGCGCGATCGAGGCGCCGATGGCGTTGGCGACCGCATAGTTCTCCGGCCGATGCACGGTGCCGAACAGCGGCAGCTCGTCGGGCAGCAGGATGGACCCGCCACCGACGGCCACGACCGCGATGGGTTCGGGCGACGTGCGCATGCGGTCCACCGCCTCCGCCACCCGCTCCGCGATCCGGGCGAGCACCCGCTCCACGAAAGCGGGGTCCAGGTGCGCGACCTTGGCGGGGTCCCCCACCTGCGCGCGACCGGCGGCGACCGCGATGTCGGTGGCCGTGAGGGTCGAGCCTCCGAAGACCAGCGCCTCCGTCGTCAGCCTGTAGCCGACCGAGGCCGGGCCGACCTCGGCGGTCTCCTCGTCGACGATGCTGCCGCCGCCGATGCCGAGGGAGAGCACGTCCGGCATCCGGAAGTTCGTGCGGATGCCGGCGACCTTCACCTCGTTCGCCGTCTCCCGCGGGAAGCCGTTGATGAGCAGGCCGATGTCGGCGGTGGTGCCGCCCACGTCGATGACGGCGCAGTCGACGAGGCCGCTCGTGGCCGCGGCTCCACGCATCGAGTTCGTGGGCCCGGAGGCGAAGGTCGCGACCGGGTACCGGCGCACGTAGTCCTCGTCCATGAGCGTGCCGTCGTTCTGGCTCAGGAAGATCGGCGCCTCGATGCCCTGCGCGCGGACGGCGGAGGTCAGTCCGTCGACGATCTCGGACGCGAGCTCGCGGAGCGCGGCGTTGATGATCGTCGCGTTCTCGCGCTCCAGCAGTCCGATGCGGCCGATCTCGTGCGAGAGCGAGATGGCGGCGTCCTCCCCCAGCACCGAGGCGACGATCTCGGCCGCCTGCACTTCGAGGTCGTGGTTGACCGGGCTGAAGACCGACGAGATGGCGACGGAGCGGATGCCGTGCGCCTTCATGTCCTCGGCGTGCGCGCGGATCTCGTCGGGGTCGAGCGGCGAGATCG includes:
- a CDS encoding DUF917 domain-containing protein → MSTTITAADIDGLARGAAVLGTGGGGDPYIGALLARQALASGDVTVVALDEVPDDALVLFVAMMGAPTVMVEKLPSLAEVIEPVKALGIHLGRPVTHIACAEVGGVNSTIPIAAAAALGLPLVDADGMGRAFPELQMVLPTLYGVTASPLAFSDEKGNTGVLQTADNSWTERIARVACVEMGCSVMISGFSMSGAAARQSLVAGSLSRCIEIGKRIAEAREEKTDPVAAVVELLGGRELFGGKVADVNRATTTGFARGRARIDGEGGTSLTLQFQNEHFVAEADGRVLATTPDLIMVLDGESGEPVTTEGLRYGQRVRVIAAPADERWHSDAALAMVGPGYFGYDIPAHRFDGTVSAGDAAAGAAA
- a CDS encoding hydantoinase/oxoprolinase N-terminal domain-containing protein, whose product is MHIGIDVGGTNTDAVLMDGTRTLAGVKHSTTPDVTSGIVQAIEDLRAGHSFEGADIDAVMIGTTHFINALVQASRLAPVAALRLGLPATRALPPLIDWPEVLVAATRARSYLAHGGYEFDGRPISPLDPDEIRAHAEDMKAHGIRSVAISSVFSPVNHDLEVQAAEIVASVLGEDAAISLSHEIGRIGLLERENATIINAALRELASEIVDGLTSAVRAQGIEAPIFLSQNDGTLMDEDYVRRYPVATFASGPTNSMRGAAATSGLVDCAVIDVGGTTADIGLLINGFPRETANEVKVAGIRTNFRMPDVLSLGIGGGSIVDEETAEVGPASVGYRLTTEALVFGGSTLTATDIAVAAGRAQVGDPAKVAHLDPAFVERVLARIAERVAEAVDRMRTSPEPIAVVAVGGGSILLPDELPLFGTVHRPENYAVANAIGASIAQVGGEIDKVYAIEPGRRDETIAEVRAEAVDKAIAAGAKPATVTIIDFDEVPIPYLPGNATRIRVKAVGDLDMGA